AAAGCACCACCAGCTTTCCGGTGGCCATAGCAGAGGGGAAACACCCGTTCCCATCCCGAACACGGAAGTTAAGCCCTCTCGCGCCGATGGTACTTGGCGGGTAACTGCCTGGGAGAGTAGGTCGCTGCCGGGAAATATTGAAGCCCCTTGCCTTTTGGCAAGGGGCTTCGGCTATTCAGCCGCTGATCCGAAAGTCTTTGAAGTCGCCGGTGTAGGCCTCCGCCCGGACTTTCACGCCGGCCACGCAGGCCCCCGGAGGGCCGTGCCGGCACCATCCGGTGAGGGACCGCAGCCCGTCCTCATCACCCTCGGCGACGACCTCGACCTGCCCGTCCGGCCGGTTCTTGACCCAACCGGTCAAGCCCAGGGCCTGCGCCCGTAAGGCCATGTGGTATCGGAAGGAGACCCCCTGGACGTGCCCGCTGATGATGAGGTTGACCCCGGCCTTCATCGTCCAGTCCCATCCTCACGTCGGTCAGCTTTGGTCCTTGCCATCAGGTCTTTGGTCTCACGTCTTGACCGCCCTGACCGGCGACGGCCTCCAGCCGTTCCAACATCTCCTCGGCCAGCCCATGGCCGTCGGCCAGGGCGGCTTCGACCTCCGCGCCAGCCGCCTCGAGCCCTCGCAGGGCGGTCGAAAACCAGTTGGCTTCGGCCAGTTCGGCCGCGGTGGCCGCGTTCTTGCCGGTGATCGCCCGGAGGTCCTCGATGGCCCGGCGGAGACCATCGATGTCCCGCGAGTTGAGGGCCACTTGCTCGACGATCCCGGTGGCGCGGGAACTCGTCTTCTCAGCCGTCGCCTGGATGTCCCCGAGGGCTTCGGCCGGCCCGGCCATCAGCCCGAACTCGTCATCGACATGATGGGTCGCCTGCTCCATCGCGGCCGCTGCTTCGCGCGTCGCGCGGCTGATGCCGACGACTAACTCGGCGATTTGCTTGGCCGCCCCACCCGACTTATCGGCCAGCTTGCGCACTTCATCGGCGACTACGGCGAACCCCTTGCCGTGCTCACCGGCACGAGCCGCCTCGATGGCCGCATTGAGGGCCAGAAGATTGGTCTGCCCGGCGAGCTCGCCGATGACCTCGCTGATCTCGCCGATGCGCCGTGAATCCCCAGCCAGTTGGCTCATCCTGTCGGCGCTGGCGTAAACGGTGGTCTTGATCTGCTCCATGCCCTCGACCGTTGTCCTCACCGCCCGGCCGCCGCCCCGCGCCGCTTCGAGGGTCCGGCCGGCGGCTTCTCCGAGAGCCTGTGCCTCGGACTCGACCCTGGTCATCCGCTCGGACATCTGATTGGCCAGGTCGGAGGTCGAGTTGTAGTCTGTCGCCTGTTCTTTGGCCGATACGCCGACCTGCTCCAAAGCCCCATTGACCTCGCCTACCAGACGCAGTACCGTGGCCAGGTGGTCCTTCATCTGACCGGCGCTGCCGGCGGCCTGGCCGAGCCGGTCCTGCAACTGCCGCACGGTTCCCGGCAGCGAAGCCAGTTCGAGTGGCCAAACCGGTGCGGGCGGCGTGGACTCGCCCGGGCGGCCGTCGGCTGGCTCGGCCTGGGCTTGTCTGCCGACGGACCGGGCACCCGGCATCGTCTCGTCGACCGCCGGCGCGACGGCTCGCCGGCCGGAGCCTCGGGCGAACAGCCAACCGAAGAAGAAGCCGGCTCCGAGGCAACCGACGAACCCGAGGAAGACCACAATCACCACTCCCTGACGCCGAGGGTGGCCCGACTCGATCGGGCCCGATCATGGCGCCGACTCAGCTAATTCACCGCCGCCCGGGCCGACCCCTGCCCGGCGGTCGCCCGCGGCCCAGAGAAGCGCCGGGAAGGCCGTGGGACCGAAGTTTTTCTCCGGCGACGAAAAGGAATTATCCCTTCGAAACCGAAAAAGATATAGTCAGTCACGGCCGATTCAAGGAAGGGAGGAGAACGTTTTGGCCTTTAAGATCACCACCGATTGCATCGCTTGCGGCGCTTGCGAACCCGAATGCCCGAACAACGCAATCAGCCCGGGTGATGAGAACTACGTGATCAACCCGGATCGTTGCACTGAATGCGTTGGTTTCTTCGATGAGCAGCAGTGCGCCCTGGTCTGCCCGGTCGACGCCTGTGTCAAGGACCCGGACAAGGCGGAGAGCAAGGACGAGCTGATGCAAAAAAAGGTCAAGCTGCACGGCAAATAAGAAGGACGGCCCCAGGCCGAGCCCCGCCCTTGGAAAGATCCCGAAACCCCTGCATTTAGCAGGGG
This genomic window from Bacillota bacterium contains:
- a CDS encoding YfhL family 4Fe-4S dicluster ferredoxin; this encodes MGPKFFSGDEKELSLRNRKRYSQSRPIQGREENVLAFKITTDCIACGACEPECPNNAISPGDENYVINPDRCTECVGFFDEQQCALVCPVDACVKDPDKAESKDELMQKKVKLHGK
- a CDS encoding acylphosphatase — encoded protein: MKAGVNLIISGHVQGVSFRYHMALRAQALGLTGWVKNRPDGQVEVVAEGDEDGLRSLTGWCRHGPPGACVAGVKVRAEAYTGDFKDFRISG
- a CDS encoding methyl-accepting chemotaxis protein — protein: MVFLGFVGCLGAGFFFGWLFARGSGRRAVAPAVDETMPGARSVGRQAQAEPADGRPGESTPPAPVWPLELASLPGTVRQLQDRLGQAAGSAGQMKDHLATVLRLVGEVNGALEQVGVSAKEQATDYNSTSDLANQMSERMTRVESEAQALGEAAGRTLEAARGGGRAVRTTVEGMEQIKTTVYASADRMSQLAGDSRRIGEISEVIGELAGQTNLLALNAAIEAARAGEHGKGFAVVADEVRKLADKSGGAAKQIAELVVGISRATREAAAAMEQATHHVDDEFGLMAGPAEALGDIQATAEKTSSRATGIVEQVALNSRDIDGLRRAIEDLRAITGKNAATAAELAEANWFSTALRGLEAAGAEVEAALADGHGLAEEMLERLEAVAGQGGQDVRPKT